A window from Thioclava sp. GXIMD2076 encodes these proteins:
- a CDS encoding branched-chain amino acid ABC transporter permease has translation MVQVLQTALDALSLGSIFALAALGVGLLFGILRLANIAHGDFITLGAYSLIVPFTSVAASAQLFIGAWPWFFVIPTVGAIVVLVALVTERFVFRPLRNASAPTLMMASFTVSYVLQNAMMLAYGSQARGVDLWYGLTQPIYLGALRVPVIQLITIGVTAFLMISLSLFLKYSRFGIQVRAAAEDFRMAQYLGVKANRVIGGAFAISGMLAATVALLYLPQSGTVNYAWGSPLALYAFVAVVVGGMGSLVGAVVGGFLLGIATTLLQVYLPFDLKPFRDAFAFGFVILTLVVRPNGLFPNKNVHKRV, from the coding sequence ATGGTACAGGTCTTGCAAACCGCGCTGGATGCGCTGAGCCTCGGCTCGATCTTCGCGCTGGCGGCGCTCGGGGTCGGGCTGTTATTCGGCATCCTGCGGCTGGCCAATATCGCGCATGGCGATTTCATCACGTTGGGGGCCTATTCGCTGATCGTGCCCTTCACCTCGGTCGCGGCCTCGGCCCAGTTGTTCATCGGCGCCTGGCCGTGGTTTTTCGTGATCCCGACGGTGGGTGCGATTGTGGTGCTGGTGGCACTGGTGACCGAGCGGTTCGTCTTCCGCCCCCTGCGCAATGCCTCGGCGCCCACTCTGATGATGGCCTCTTTCACCGTCAGCTATGTGCTGCAGAATGCGATGATGCTGGCCTATGGAAGCCAGGCGCGAGGGGTGGATCTGTGGTATGGTCTGACCCAACCCATCTATCTGGGAGCGCTGCGGGTGCCGGTGATCCAGTTGATTACCATCGGGGTGACGGCTTTCCTGATGATCTCGCTGAGCCTTTTCCTGAAATATTCGCGCTTCGGTATTCAGGTGCGCGCTGCGGCAGAGGATTTCCGCATGGCGCAATATCTGGGTGTCAAAGCCAACCGCGTTATCGGCGGGGCCTTCGCCATCAGCGGCATGCTGGCGGCCACGGTCGCGCTGCTCTATCTGCCGCAATCGGGCACGGTGAATTACGCATGGGGCTCGCCTCTTGCACTTTATGCCTTTGTTGCGGTGGTCGTGGGCGGCATGGGTTCGCTTGTGGGCGCGGTCGTGGGCGGCTTCCTTCTGGGCATCGCCACCACGTTGTTGCAGGTCTACCTGCCCTTCGATCTCAAGCCCTTCCGTGACGCCTTCGCCTTCGGCTTTGTTATCCTGACGCTGGTCGTGCGGCCCAACGGCCTCTTCCCCAATAAAAACGTGCATAAAAGGGTCTGA
- a CDS encoding ABC transporter ATP-binding protein, which yields MIERTVFLEVSDLHVSYGQIAALRGVSLKVMTGETVCVVGPNGAGKSTLMAAIAGGVKATRGAVTLAGQPILGNKPEEIAGRGMSLVPEGRQIFSSLTVAENLKLGGMLQGDASKARWMMGEMMDLFPILRERASYPAGRLSGGEQQMLAIARAIMTNPEIIMIDEPSLGLAPKIVDQVYEILAEIKARRGVTLLINEQSSARVLKHADRIYVLRGGQVQLCDDTANLQDGVAIKQAYFGFDREGV from the coding sequence CAGATCGCAGCTTTGCGCGGGGTGTCTTTGAAGGTGATGACCGGCGAGACGGTCTGTGTGGTGGGCCCTAATGGCGCGGGAAAATCCACCCTGATGGCGGCGATCGCGGGCGGCGTGAAGGCCACGCGCGGCGCCGTGACGCTGGCGGGCCAGCCGATCCTTGGCAATAAGCCCGAGGAGATCGCGGGGCGGGGGATGTCGCTGGTGCCCGAGGGGCGGCAGATCTTTTCCTCGCTGACCGTGGCAGAGAACCTCAAGCTGGGCGGGATGCTGCAGGGCGATGCTTCCAAGGCGCGCTGGATGATGGGCGAGATGATGGATCTGTTCCCGATCCTGCGTGAGCGTGCCAGTTATCCGGCAGGGCGGCTTTCGGGCGGCGAGCAGCAGATGCTGGCCATTGCCCGCGCGATCATGACCAATCCCGAGATCATCATGATCGACGAGCCATCGCTGGGGCTTGCGCCCAAGATCGTGGATCAGGTCTATGAGATCCTCGCCGAGATCAAGGCGCGGCGCGGCGTGACGCTTCTGATCAACGAACAGAGCTCGGCCCGCGTGCTCAAACATGCCGACCGCATCTATGTGCTGCGCGGCGGGCAGGTGCAGCTTTGTGATGATACCGCCAATCTGCAGGACGGCGTTGCCATCAAACAGGCCTATTTCGGCTTTGACAGGGAAGGGGTCTGA